The Platichthys flesus chromosome 8, fPlaFle2.1, whole genome shotgun sequence genome has a window encoding:
- the klhl3 gene encoding kelch-like protein 3 isoform X2, with the protein MDGVSLGLVATPASPRPNCNTDSEEDTMNGGMHTFNQTHMRKAFQLMNDLRSKKMLCDVQLIAGSVEVPAHRVVLASCSPYFCAMFTGDMSESKAQQVEIREVDGQTLKKLVDYIYTAEIEVTEDNVQVLLPAAGLLQLMDVRQVCCEFLQSQLHSTNCLGIRAFADLHTCIQLLNQSHAYAEQHFTDVVQGEEFLGLTLQQVCSLIASDKLTVSTEEKVFEAMISWIKHDKPARLEYMPKLMEHVRLPLLSRDYLVQIVEEEALIKNNNTCKDFLIEAMKYHLLPADQRHLIKTDRTRPRTPVSIPKVMIVVGGQAPKAIRSVERYDFQDDRWYQVADLPSRRCRAGVVSMAGRVFAVGGFNSSLRERTVDVYDGGRDQWSAAASMQERRSTLGAAVLADLLYAVGGFNGSIGLSTVEVYNYKTNEWLYVASMNTRRSSVGVGVVDGKLYAVGGYDGASRQCLSTVEEYDPVTDQWCYVADMSTRRSGAGVGVLGGQLFAAGGHDGPLVRKSVEVYDPQTNTWRLVCDMNMCRRNAGVCAINGLLYVIGGDDGSCNLSSVEFYNPATDKWSLIPTNMSNGRSYAGVAVIDKPL; encoded by the exons ATGGACGGTGTGTCGCTGGG TCTGGTGGCCACACCGGCCTCACCGCGTCCAAACTGCAACACGGACTCGGAGGAGGACACAATGAATGGAGGGATGCACACCTTCAACCAGACGCATATGAGGAAAGCTTTCCAGCTGATGAACGACCTGAGGAG TAAGAAGATGCTGTGTGATGTCCAGCTGATTGCTGGCAGCGTTGAAGTGCCAGCTCACAGGGTGGTCCTGGCCTCCTGTAGCCCCTACTTTTGTGCCATGTTTACAG GTGATATGAGTGAGAGCAAGGCCCAACAGGTGGAGATCAGAGAGGTGGATGGTCAAACCCTGAAAAAACTTGTTGATTACATCTACACTGCTGAGATCGAGGTCACAGAAGACAACGtccag GTTCTGCTGCCAGCAGCGGGCCTCCTCCAGCTGATGGACGTTCGTCAGGTTTGCTGCGAGTTCCTTCAATCTCAGCTTCACTCCACCAACTGTCTGGGCATCAGAGCCTTCGCTGACCTGCACACATGCATCCAGCTTCTCAACCAGTCCCACGCATACGCTG aGCAGCATTTCACAGACGTGGTGCAGGGTGAAGAGTTTCTGGGCCTGACTCTGCAGCAAGTGTGCAGCCTCATCGCCAGTGACAAACTCACAGTCTCCACAGAGGAAAAG GTATTTGAGGCCATGATATCTTGGATCAAGCACGATAAGCCGGCACGTCTGGAGTACATGCCCAAACTGATGGAGCATGTCAGACTTCCACTGCTGTCCAGGGATTACCTGGTGCAG ATCGTGGAGGAAGAAGCTTTGATAAAGAACAACAACACCTGTAAAGATTTTCTTATAGAAGCAATGAAGTATCACCTGCTGCCGGCCGACCAGCGGCACCTCATCAAGACGGACCGGACCCGGCCGAGGACGCCGGTCAGCATCCCCAAG GTGATGATTGTAGTCGGCGGTCAGGCTCCCAAGGCGATTCGCAGTGTGGAGCGTTACGACTTCCAGGACGACCGCTGGTACCAAGTGGCCGACCTTCCATCGAGGCGCTGTCGGGCAG GCGTTGTGTCGATGGCCGGACGTGTGTTTGCAGTCGGGGGCTTTAACAGTTCCCTGCGCGAGAGGACGGTGGACGTGTACGACGGGGGAAGAGACCAGTGGAGTGCGGCAGCCAGTATGCAGGAGAGACGCAGCACACTGGGAGCTGCTGTGTTGGCAGATTTACTTTATGCTGTGGGGGGCTTCAACGGAAGTatag GTTTGTCCACAGTCGAGGTTTACAACTATAAAACCAACGAGTGGCTGTACGTCGCCTCCATGAACACCAGACGCAGcagtgtgggggtgggggtggtcgACG gtaagCTGTACGCAGTGGGAGGCTACGATGGAGCGTCCCGTCAGTGTCTCAGTACTGTGGAAGAATACGACCCCGTCACTGATCAGTGGTGCTACGTCGCTGACATGAGCACACGACGCAGTggagcag GTGTGGGGGTGCTGGGCGGTCAGCTGTTTGCAGCCGGGGGGCACGACGGACCTCTGGTGAGGAAGAGTGTGGAGGTCTACGACCCACAGACCAACACCTGGAGGCTGGTGTGTGACATGAACATGTGTCGGAGAAACGCAG GCGTCTGTGCCATCAACGGGCTGCTCTATGTGATCGGAGGAGACGACGGCTCCTGTAACCTGTCGTCTGTAGAGTTCTACAACCCGGCCACAGACAAGTGGAGCCTCATTCCCACCAACATGAGCAACGGACGGAGCTACGCAG gtgtCGCAGTGATCGACAAGCCGTTATGA
- the maea gene encoding E3 ubiquitin-protein transferase MAEA isoform X2 — protein MVVAELEKTLSSFPVVDSVVSLLDGVVEKLSALKRKVRDTDVYKQAAESIQAEDESAKLCKRRIEHLKEHSSDQPASANLWKKKRMDRMMVEHLLRCGYYNTAVKLARQSGIEDLVNIEMFLTAKEVEESLERQETATCLAWCHDNKSRLRKMKSCLEFSLRIQEFIELIRQNKRMDAVRHARKHFSQAEGGQLDEVRQVMGMLAFPSDTHISPYKDLLDPARWKMLIQQFRYDNYRLHQLGNNSVFTITLQAGLSAIKTPQCYKEDGTSKNPDCPVCSKSLNKLAQPLPMAHCANSRLVCKISGEVMNENNPPMMLPNGYVYGYNSLLSIRQDDKVVCPRTKEVFNFSQAEKVYIM, from the exons ATGGTCGTGGCGGAGCTGGAGAAAACCCTGAGCAGCTTCCCCGTGGTTGACTCTGTGGTGTCACTGCTGGATGGGGTGGTGGAGAAACTCAGCGCCCTCAAAAGGAAGGTGAGGGATACAGATGTATACAAACAG GCTGCAGAGTCCATCCAGGCAGAAGACGAGAGTGCCAAGCTGTGTAAGCGTCGCATCGAGCACTTGAAGGAGCACAGCAGCGACCAGCCGGCCTCAGCCAACCTGTGGAAGAAGAAACGCATGGATCGCATGATGGTGGAGCACCTGCTGCGCTGCGGCTACTACAACACAGCTGTTAAACTGGCCAGACAGAGCGGTATAGAG GATCTGGTGAACATTGAAATGTTCCTCACAGctaaggaggtggaggagtctCTGGAGAGGCAGGAGACCGCCACCTGTTTAGCCTGGTGCCACGACAACAAGTCTCGCCTCCGTAAAATGAAG AGTTGTCTTGAGTTCAGTCTGAGAATCCAGGAGTTCATCGAGCTCATCAGACAAAACAAACGCATGGATGCAGTCAG aCATGCCAGGAAACACTTCAGCCAAGCAGAGGGTGGACAGTTGGATGAGGTTCGGCAGGTGATGGGGATGTTGGCCTTCCCATCAGATACACACATCTCTCCATACAAG GATCTTTTGGATCCAGCCCGCTGGAAGATGCTGATCCAGCAGTTTCGATATGACAACTACAGACTGCACCAGCTTGGAAACAACTCTGTGTTCACTATAACCCTACAGGCTGGGCTGTCTGCCATCAAGACACC TCAGTGCTACAAGGAGGACGGTACCTCAAAGAACCCAGACTGCCCAGTGTGCAGTAAATCTCTAAACAAGTTGGCCCAGCCGCTGCCCATGGCCCATTGTGCCAATTCCAGACTAGTTTGCAAGATCTCTGGAGAGgtcatgaatgaaaacaaccctCCGATGATGCTTCCTAATGGATACGTGTACGGCTACAAT TCCCTTCTGTCCATCCGCCAAGATGACAAAGTGGTGTGTCCCAGAACCAAAGAAGTCTTCAACTTCTCTCAGGCTGAGAAGGTCTACATCATGTGA
- the klhl3 gene encoding kelch-like protein 3 isoform X3 yields the protein MNLPEEQSFIAELVLLPAAGLLQLMDVRQVCCEFLQSQLHSTNCLGIRAFADLHTCIQLLNQSHAYAEQHFTDVVQGEEFLGLTLQQVCSLIASDKLTVSTEEKVFEAMISWIKHDKPARLEYMPKLMEHVRLPLLSRDYLVQIVEEEALIKNNNTCKDFLIEAMKYHLLPADQRHLIKTDRTRPRTPVSIPKVMIVVGGQAPKAIRSVERYDFQDDRWYQVADLPSRRCRAGVVSMAGRVFAVGGFNSSLRERTVDVYDGGRDQWSAAASMQERRSTLGAAVLADLLYAVGGFNGSIGLSTVEVYNYKTNEWLYVASMNTRRSSVGVGVVDGKLYAVGGYDGASRQCLSTVEEYDPVTDQWCYVADMSTRRSGAGVGVLGGQLFAAGGHDGPLVRKSVEVYDPQTNTWRLVCDMNMCRRNAGVCAINGLLYVIGGDDGSCNLSSVEFYNPATDKWSLIPTNMSNGRSYAGVAVIDKPL from the exons ATGAACCTGCCTGAGGAGCAGAGCTTTATTGCAGAGCTG GTTCTGCTGCCAGCAGCGGGCCTCCTCCAGCTGATGGACGTTCGTCAGGTTTGCTGCGAGTTCCTTCAATCTCAGCTTCACTCCACCAACTGTCTGGGCATCAGAGCCTTCGCTGACCTGCACACATGCATCCAGCTTCTCAACCAGTCCCACGCATACGCTG aGCAGCATTTCACAGACGTGGTGCAGGGTGAAGAGTTTCTGGGCCTGACTCTGCAGCAAGTGTGCAGCCTCATCGCCAGTGACAAACTCACAGTCTCCACAGAGGAAAAG GTATTTGAGGCCATGATATCTTGGATCAAGCACGATAAGCCGGCACGTCTGGAGTACATGCCCAAACTGATGGAGCATGTCAGACTTCCACTGCTGTCCAGGGATTACCTGGTGCAG ATCGTGGAGGAAGAAGCTTTGATAAAGAACAACAACACCTGTAAAGATTTTCTTATAGAAGCAATGAAGTATCACCTGCTGCCGGCCGACCAGCGGCACCTCATCAAGACGGACCGGACCCGGCCGAGGACGCCGGTCAGCATCCCCAAG GTGATGATTGTAGTCGGCGGTCAGGCTCCCAAGGCGATTCGCAGTGTGGAGCGTTACGACTTCCAGGACGACCGCTGGTACCAAGTGGCCGACCTTCCATCGAGGCGCTGTCGGGCAG GCGTTGTGTCGATGGCCGGACGTGTGTTTGCAGTCGGGGGCTTTAACAGTTCCCTGCGCGAGAGGACGGTGGACGTGTACGACGGGGGAAGAGACCAGTGGAGTGCGGCAGCCAGTATGCAGGAGAGACGCAGCACACTGGGAGCTGCTGTGTTGGCAGATTTACTTTATGCTGTGGGGGGCTTCAACGGAAGTatag GTTTGTCCACAGTCGAGGTTTACAACTATAAAACCAACGAGTGGCTGTACGTCGCCTCCATGAACACCAGACGCAGcagtgtgggggtgggggtggtcgACG gtaagCTGTACGCAGTGGGAGGCTACGATGGAGCGTCCCGTCAGTGTCTCAGTACTGTGGAAGAATACGACCCCGTCACTGATCAGTGGTGCTACGTCGCTGACATGAGCACACGACGCAGTggagcag GTGTGGGGGTGCTGGGCGGTCAGCTGTTTGCAGCCGGGGGGCACGACGGACCTCTGGTGAGGAAGAGTGTGGAGGTCTACGACCCACAGACCAACACCTGGAGGCTGGTGTGTGACATGAACATGTGTCGGAGAAACGCAG GCGTCTGTGCCATCAACGGGCTGCTCTATGTGATCGGAGGAGACGACGGCTCCTGTAACCTGTCGTCTGTAGAGTTCTACAACCCGGCCACAGACAAGTGGAGCCTCATTCCCACCAACATGAGCAACGGACGGAGCTACGCAG gtgtCGCAGTGATCGACAAGCCGTTATGA
- the maea gene encoding E3 ubiquitin-protein transferase MAEA isoform X1 produces MAVQETASQLSMALKVQEYPTLKVPYETLNKRFRAAQKNIDRETSHVTMVVAELEKTLSSFPVVDSVVSLLDGVVEKLSALKRKVRDTDVYKQAAESIQAEDESAKLCKRRIEHLKEHSSDQPASANLWKKKRMDRMMVEHLLRCGYYNTAVKLARQSGIEDLVNIEMFLTAKEVEESLERQETATCLAWCHDNKSRLRKMKSCLEFSLRIQEFIELIRQNKRMDAVRHARKHFSQAEGGQLDEVRQVMGMLAFPSDTHISPYKDLLDPARWKMLIQQFRYDNYRLHQLGNNSVFTITLQAGLSAIKTPQCYKEDGTSKNPDCPVCSKSLNKLAQPLPMAHCANSRLVCKISGEVMNENNPPMMLPNGYVYGYNSLLSIRQDDKVVCPRTKEVFNFSQAEKVYIM; encoded by the exons atggcggtGCAGGAGACAGCATCCCAACTGTCCATGGCTCTCAAAGTCCAAGAATACCCCACCCTGAAG GTCCCGTACGAGACCCTGAACAAACGTTTCAGAGCAGCTCAGAAGAACATAGATCGGGAGACCAGTCACGTGACGATGGTCGTGGCGGAGCTGGAGAAAACCCTGAGCAGCTTCCCCGTGGTTGACTCTGTGGTGTCACTGCTGGATGGGGTGGTGGAGAAACTCAGCGCCCTCAAAAGGAAGGTGAGGGATACAGATGTATACAAACAG GCTGCAGAGTCCATCCAGGCAGAAGACGAGAGTGCCAAGCTGTGTAAGCGTCGCATCGAGCACTTGAAGGAGCACAGCAGCGACCAGCCGGCCTCAGCCAACCTGTGGAAGAAGAAACGCATGGATCGCATGATGGTGGAGCACCTGCTGCGCTGCGGCTACTACAACACAGCTGTTAAACTGGCCAGACAGAGCGGTATAGAG GATCTGGTGAACATTGAAATGTTCCTCACAGctaaggaggtggaggagtctCTGGAGAGGCAGGAGACCGCCACCTGTTTAGCCTGGTGCCACGACAACAAGTCTCGCCTCCGTAAAATGAAG AGTTGTCTTGAGTTCAGTCTGAGAATCCAGGAGTTCATCGAGCTCATCAGACAAAACAAACGCATGGATGCAGTCAG aCATGCCAGGAAACACTTCAGCCAAGCAGAGGGTGGACAGTTGGATGAGGTTCGGCAGGTGATGGGGATGTTGGCCTTCCCATCAGATACACACATCTCTCCATACAAG GATCTTTTGGATCCAGCCCGCTGGAAGATGCTGATCCAGCAGTTTCGATATGACAACTACAGACTGCACCAGCTTGGAAACAACTCTGTGTTCACTATAACCCTACAGGCTGGGCTGTCTGCCATCAAGACACC TCAGTGCTACAAGGAGGACGGTACCTCAAAGAACCCAGACTGCCCAGTGTGCAGTAAATCTCTAAACAAGTTGGCCCAGCCGCTGCCCATGGCCCATTGTGCCAATTCCAGACTAGTTTGCAAGATCTCTGGAGAGgtcatgaatgaaaacaaccctCCGATGATGCTTCCTAATGGATACGTGTACGGCTACAAT TCCCTTCTGTCCATCCGCCAAGATGACAAAGTGGTGTGTCCCAGAACCAAAGAAGTCTTCAACTTCTCTCAGGCTGAGAAGGTCTACATCATGTGA
- the maea gene encoding E3 ubiquitin-protein transferase MAEA isoform X3, which produces MAVQETASQLSMALKVQEYPTLKVPYETLNKRFRAAQKNIDRETSHVTMVVAELEKTLSSFPVVDSVVSLLDGVVEKLSALKRKAAESIQAEDESAKLCKRRIEHLKEHSSDQPASANLWKKKRMDRMMVEHLLRCGYYNTAVKLARQSGIEDLVNIEMFLTAKEVEESLERQETATCLAWCHDNKSRLRKMKSCLEFSLRIQEFIELIRQNKRMDAVRHARKHFSQAEGGQLDEVRQVMGMLAFPSDTHISPYKDLLDPARWKMLIQQFRYDNYRLHQLGNNSVFTITLQAGLSAIKTPQCYKEDGTSKNPDCPVCSKSLNKLAQPLPMAHCANSRLVCKISGEVMNENNPPMMLPNGYVYGYNSLLSIRQDDKVVCPRTKEVFNFSQAEKVYIM; this is translated from the exons atggcggtGCAGGAGACAGCATCCCAACTGTCCATGGCTCTCAAAGTCCAAGAATACCCCACCCTGAAG GTCCCGTACGAGACCCTGAACAAACGTTTCAGAGCAGCTCAGAAGAACATAGATCGGGAGACCAGTCACGTGACGATGGTCGTGGCGGAGCTGGAGAAAACCCTGAGCAGCTTCCCCGTGGTTGACTCTGTGGTGTCACTGCTGGATGGGGTGGTGGAGAAACTCAGCGCCCTCAAAAGGAAG GCTGCAGAGTCCATCCAGGCAGAAGACGAGAGTGCCAAGCTGTGTAAGCGTCGCATCGAGCACTTGAAGGAGCACAGCAGCGACCAGCCGGCCTCAGCCAACCTGTGGAAGAAGAAACGCATGGATCGCATGATGGTGGAGCACCTGCTGCGCTGCGGCTACTACAACACAGCTGTTAAACTGGCCAGACAGAGCGGTATAGAG GATCTGGTGAACATTGAAATGTTCCTCACAGctaaggaggtggaggagtctCTGGAGAGGCAGGAGACCGCCACCTGTTTAGCCTGGTGCCACGACAACAAGTCTCGCCTCCGTAAAATGAAG AGTTGTCTTGAGTTCAGTCTGAGAATCCAGGAGTTCATCGAGCTCATCAGACAAAACAAACGCATGGATGCAGTCAG aCATGCCAGGAAACACTTCAGCCAAGCAGAGGGTGGACAGTTGGATGAGGTTCGGCAGGTGATGGGGATGTTGGCCTTCCCATCAGATACACACATCTCTCCATACAAG GATCTTTTGGATCCAGCCCGCTGGAAGATGCTGATCCAGCAGTTTCGATATGACAACTACAGACTGCACCAGCTTGGAAACAACTCTGTGTTCACTATAACCCTACAGGCTGGGCTGTCTGCCATCAAGACACC TCAGTGCTACAAGGAGGACGGTACCTCAAAGAACCCAGACTGCCCAGTGTGCAGTAAATCTCTAAACAAGTTGGCCCAGCCGCTGCCCATGGCCCATTGTGCCAATTCCAGACTAGTTTGCAAGATCTCTGGAGAGgtcatgaatgaaaacaaccctCCGATGATGCTTCCTAATGGATACGTGTACGGCTACAAT TCCCTTCTGTCCATCCGCCAAGATGACAAAGTGGTGTGTCCCAGAACCAAAGAAGTCTTCAACTTCTCTCAGGCTGAGAAGGTCTACATCATGTGA
- the LOC133959320 gene encoding heterogeneous nuclear ribonucleoprotein A0-like produces MSTTMCKLFVGGLNVETTVDGLRGHFEQFGTLSDCVVVMNQQVGRSRCFGFITYSTPEEADTAMAAKPHVVDGKNVELKEAIAREDAGKPDLLANVKKIFVGGVKDHLESDHLVDYFSTFGVVEKAEIISDKTTGRKRGFAFVYFEDSDSATKAVNTKYHDIDGNQVEVKKAMTKQEMSTGGGRGGRGRGMQNFGGGRGGGGGYGRGYGASYGGGGGYGYGDGYNGGGGAAYGGGYGGYEEYGQGGDYNNGDYGEGYGQQQSHYGAMKADSYSYRSAAPYNRGGGGGGYGRGGGYGGGYQ; encoded by the coding sequence ATGTCGACCACAATGTGTAAGCTGTTTGTTGGAGGACTGAATGTTGAGACCACGGTGGATGGCCTCCGCGGCCACTTCGAGCAGTTCGGGACGCTCAGCGACTGCGTGGTGGTCATGAATCAGCAGGTCGGCCGGTCTCGCTGCTTCGGCTTCATCACCTACTCGACGCCGGAGGAGGCCGACACAGCAATGGCGGCTAAGCCACATGTTGTCGATGGCAAAAACGTGGAGCTGAAAGAGGCCATAGCCCGAGAGGACGCCGGTAAGCCGGACCTCCTCGCCAATGTTAAGAAGATCTTCGTCGGCGGCGTGAAGGACCACCTCGAGTCGGACCACCTGGTCGACTACTTCTCCACGTTCGGCGTGGTGGAGAAGGCCGAGATCATCTCCGACAAAACGACCGGCAGGAAGCGGGGATTCGCCTTTGTCTACTTCGAGGACAGCGACTCCGCCACCAAAGCGGTGAACACCAAATACCACGACATCGACGGGAAccaggtggaggtgaagaaggcCATGACCAAGCAGGAAATGTCCACCGGAGGCGGCCGAGGAGGCCGGGGCCGAGGGATGCAGAACTTCGGTGgcggaagaggaggtggaggcggcTACGGGAGAGGCTACGGTGCCAGTTATGGTGGCGGCGGCGGTTACGGGTACGGAGATGGTTACAACGGCGGCGGCGGAGCAGCTTACGGAGGTGGCTACGGAGGCTACGAAGAATACGGCCAGGGTGGCGATTACAACAACGGGGACTATGGGGAGGGCTACGGACAGCAGCAGTCCCACTATGGTGCAATGAAGGCGGACAGCTATTCCTACAGGAGCGCGGCTCCTTACAACCGGGGAGGTGGCGGCGGTGGCTATGGCCGAGGTGGCGGCTACGGCGGAGGTTATCAGTGA
- the klhl3 gene encoding kelch-like protein 3 isoform X1 yields MDGVSLGHCLSCLSSLVATPASPRPNCNTDSEEDTMNGGMHTFNQTHMRKAFQLMNDLRSKKMLCDVQLIAGSVEVPAHRVVLASCSPYFCAMFTGDMSESKAQQVEIREVDGQTLKKLVDYIYTAEIEVTEDNVQVLLPAAGLLQLMDVRQVCCEFLQSQLHSTNCLGIRAFADLHTCIQLLNQSHAYAEQHFTDVVQGEEFLGLTLQQVCSLIASDKLTVSTEEKVFEAMISWIKHDKPARLEYMPKLMEHVRLPLLSRDYLVQIVEEEALIKNNNTCKDFLIEAMKYHLLPADQRHLIKTDRTRPRTPVSIPKVMIVVGGQAPKAIRSVERYDFQDDRWYQVADLPSRRCRAGVVSMAGRVFAVGGFNSSLRERTVDVYDGGRDQWSAAASMQERRSTLGAAVLADLLYAVGGFNGSIGLSTVEVYNYKTNEWLYVASMNTRRSSVGVGVVDGKLYAVGGYDGASRQCLSTVEEYDPVTDQWCYVADMSTRRSGAGVGVLGGQLFAAGGHDGPLVRKSVEVYDPQTNTWRLVCDMNMCRRNAGVCAINGLLYVIGGDDGSCNLSSVEFYNPATDKWSLIPTNMSNGRSYAGVAVIDKPL; encoded by the exons ATGGACGGTGTGTCGCTGGG GCACTGCCTCTCATGTCTCTCCAGTCTGGTGGCCACACCGGCCTCACCGCGTCCAAACTGCAACACGGACTCGGAGGAGGACACAATGAATGGAGGGATGCACACCTTCAACCAGACGCATATGAGGAAAGCTTTCCAGCTGATGAACGACCTGAGGAG TAAGAAGATGCTGTGTGATGTCCAGCTGATTGCTGGCAGCGTTGAAGTGCCAGCTCACAGGGTGGTCCTGGCCTCCTGTAGCCCCTACTTTTGTGCCATGTTTACAG GTGATATGAGTGAGAGCAAGGCCCAACAGGTGGAGATCAGAGAGGTGGATGGTCAAACCCTGAAAAAACTTGTTGATTACATCTACACTGCTGAGATCGAGGTCACAGAAGACAACGtccag GTTCTGCTGCCAGCAGCGGGCCTCCTCCAGCTGATGGACGTTCGTCAGGTTTGCTGCGAGTTCCTTCAATCTCAGCTTCACTCCACCAACTGTCTGGGCATCAGAGCCTTCGCTGACCTGCACACATGCATCCAGCTTCTCAACCAGTCCCACGCATACGCTG aGCAGCATTTCACAGACGTGGTGCAGGGTGAAGAGTTTCTGGGCCTGACTCTGCAGCAAGTGTGCAGCCTCATCGCCAGTGACAAACTCACAGTCTCCACAGAGGAAAAG GTATTTGAGGCCATGATATCTTGGATCAAGCACGATAAGCCGGCACGTCTGGAGTACATGCCCAAACTGATGGAGCATGTCAGACTTCCACTGCTGTCCAGGGATTACCTGGTGCAG ATCGTGGAGGAAGAAGCTTTGATAAAGAACAACAACACCTGTAAAGATTTTCTTATAGAAGCAATGAAGTATCACCTGCTGCCGGCCGACCAGCGGCACCTCATCAAGACGGACCGGACCCGGCCGAGGACGCCGGTCAGCATCCCCAAG GTGATGATTGTAGTCGGCGGTCAGGCTCCCAAGGCGATTCGCAGTGTGGAGCGTTACGACTTCCAGGACGACCGCTGGTACCAAGTGGCCGACCTTCCATCGAGGCGCTGTCGGGCAG GCGTTGTGTCGATGGCCGGACGTGTGTTTGCAGTCGGGGGCTTTAACAGTTCCCTGCGCGAGAGGACGGTGGACGTGTACGACGGGGGAAGAGACCAGTGGAGTGCGGCAGCCAGTATGCAGGAGAGACGCAGCACACTGGGAGCTGCTGTGTTGGCAGATTTACTTTATGCTGTGGGGGGCTTCAACGGAAGTatag GTTTGTCCACAGTCGAGGTTTACAACTATAAAACCAACGAGTGGCTGTACGTCGCCTCCATGAACACCAGACGCAGcagtgtgggggtgggggtggtcgACG gtaagCTGTACGCAGTGGGAGGCTACGATGGAGCGTCCCGTCAGTGTCTCAGTACTGTGGAAGAATACGACCCCGTCACTGATCAGTGGTGCTACGTCGCTGACATGAGCACACGACGCAGTggagcag GTGTGGGGGTGCTGGGCGGTCAGCTGTTTGCAGCCGGGGGGCACGACGGACCTCTGGTGAGGAAGAGTGTGGAGGTCTACGACCCACAGACCAACACCTGGAGGCTGGTGTGTGACATGAACATGTGTCGGAGAAACGCAG GCGTCTGTGCCATCAACGGGCTGCTCTATGTGATCGGAGGAGACGACGGCTCCTGTAACCTGTCGTCTGTAGAGTTCTACAACCCGGCCACAGACAAGTGGAGCCTCATTCCCACCAACATGAGCAACGGACGGAGCTACGCAG gtgtCGCAGTGATCGACAAGCCGTTATGA
- the LOC133959319 gene encoding heterogeneous nuclear ribonucleoprotein A0-like, with product MSDQLCKLFVGGLNVDTDSDGLRKHFEQYGTLTDCVVVVNKQLQRSRCFGFVTYSTPEEADCAMAARPHTVDGNTVEVKRAVAREDANKPEALAKVKKIFVGGLKDDIEEEHLMDHFSQYGEIEKAEVISDKETGKKRGFGFVYFNEHDAADKAVVVKFHSINGHKVEVKKALTKQEMQASGRGGMGMGGGRGRGMRGGQNGYGNREYGNYNYGNGGGGYNGGGGGGGYGGGYGGYGGGYGDQGSGGYGGGNGYNDFGSGYGQHTSGYGPMKGGPFGSQRSAAPYTRGGGGGGGGGGYPRGGYGGGGY from the coding sequence atgagCGACCAGCTTTGTAAACTCTTCGTCGGCGGACTCAACGTGGACACCGACAGCGATGGCCTGCGCAAGCACTTCGAGCAGTACGGCACCCTGACCGACTGCGTGGTGGTGGTGaacaagcagctgcagaggtcgCGATGCTTCGGCTTTGTGACCTACTCCACGCCGGAGGAGGCCGACTGCGCCATGGCGGCTAGGCCGCACACCGTCGACGGCAACACGGTCGAGGTGAAGCGCGCCGTGGCCAGGGAGGACGCCAACAAACCCGAGGCCCTCGCCAAGGTGAAGAAGATCTTCGTGGGTGGCTTGAAAGACGACATCGAGGAGGAGCACCTCATGGACCATTTCAGCCAGTACGGTGAGATCGAGAAGGCCGAAGTCATCTCCGACAAGGAGACCGGCAAGAAGAGGGGCTTCGGCTTCGTGTACTTCAACGAGCACGACGCGGCCGACAAGGCGGTCGTGGTGAAGTTCCACTCCATCAATGGACACAAAGTCGAGGTTAAGAAAGCCCTGACCAAGCAGGAGATGCAGGCGTCCGGCAGAGGCGGCATGGGGATGGGGGGAGGACGGGGAAGAGGCATGCGGGGCGGCCAAAATGGCTACGGCAACAGGGAGTACGGCAACTACAACTACGGAAATGGCGGCGGGGGCTATAAtggcggcggtggtggtggcggcTACGGAGGAGGATACGGCGGATATGGTGGCGGCTATGGAGACCAGGGAAGTGGTGGATATGGTGGTGGAAACGGCTACAACGATTTTGGAAGCGGCTATGGGCAGCACACCTCCGGCTACGGCCCCATGAAGGGGGGGCCTTTCGGCAGCCAAAGGAGCGCGGCTCCCTACACcagaggaggcggtggaggtggcggcggcggtggctACCCGAGAGGAGGCTATGGCGGCGGCGGCTACTAA